A genomic region of Deltaproteobacteria bacterium contains the following coding sequences:
- a CDS encoding ribose-phosphate pyrophosphokinase, giving the protein MLKALTIFSGSANRPLAEEICKYVGVPLGQANVSAFSDGESFVEIGENVRGVNCCVVQPTCSPVNQNIMELLVMIDALRRASAGSITAIMPYFGYARQDRKVKPRTPISSKLVADLITAAGADRVLAMDLHAGQIQGFFNIPFDHLFAMPVLIEHLRDRMRDHELVMVSPDAGGVERARAYAKRLGATLAFIDKRREKPNVSEVMNIIGEVEGKTAVILDDMIDTAGTLTQAAEAVLKKGARRVLAAATHAVLSGPAVERLGASCLEQVLVTNSIPLREEAKQLKQIKVLSVGRLLGEAIKRIHHGDSISSLFV; this is encoded by the coding sequence ATGCTCAAGGCCTTGACCATCTTCAGCGGTAGCGCAAACCGCCCCCTCGCGGAGGAGATCTGCAAGTACGTGGGCGTGCCGCTAGGGCAGGCCAACGTCTCGGCCTTCTCCGACGGGGAATCGTTCGTCGAGATCGGCGAGAACGTTCGCGGCGTGAACTGCTGCGTGGTGCAGCCGACCTGCTCCCCGGTCAACCAGAACATCATGGAGCTGCTCGTGATGATCGACGCCCTGCGCCGCGCCTCGGCGGGCTCGATCACCGCGATCATGCCGTACTTCGGCTACGCCCGGCAGGACCGCAAGGTCAAACCGCGCACCCCGATCTCCTCCAAGCTCGTGGCGGATCTCATCACCGCCGCGGGAGCCGACCGCGTGCTGGCCATGGATCTCCACGCGGGCCAGATCCAGGGCTTCTTCAACATCCCCTTCGACCACCTCTTCGCCATGCCGGTGCTCATCGAGCACCTGCGGGATCGCATGCGCGACCACGAGCTCGTGATGGTTTCCCCCGACGCGGGTGGCGTGGAACGAGCGCGAGCCTACGCCAAGCGGCTCGGCGCGACCCTCGCGTTCATCGACAAGCGGCGCGAGAAGCCGAACGTGAGCGAGGTGATGAACATCATCGGCGAGGTCGAAGGCAAGACCGCCGTGATCCTCGACGACATGATCGACACGGCGGGCACGCTCACGCAGGCCGCCGAGGCCGTCCTGAAGAAGGGGGCCAGGCGCGTCCTGGCCGCCGCCACGCACGCGGTCCTCTCGGGGCCGGCGGTGGAGCGTCTCGGCGCCTCCTGTCTCGAACAGGTGCTGGTCACCAATTCCATTCCCCTCCGTGAGGAGGCCAAGCAGCTCAAGCAGATCAAGGTGCTCAGCGTGGGTCGCCTGCTGGGTGAGGCGATCAAGCGCATCCACCACGGCGATTCGATCAGCTCGCTGTTCGTTTAG
- the rpsF gene encoding 30S ribosomal protein S6, with protein sequence MAQLVSQRDQPGTQREYETIYILKPDAPTEQIQEINDRIRGVIEGRKGKLLRLENWGKRKLAYEISKQLKGIYLYWRYLSPADVVAEVERNLRMLDLVIRFISVKVDEDVDPNARPTDVNDESYAAAAATVPDEEDTYLGRGYDEQGEEESEEASEEGEEGGEKGGDDETATEASGSSETSAKTEDE encoded by the coding sequence ATGGCCCAGCTGGTGTCGCAACGGGACCAACCAGGTACCCAGCGCGAGTACGAAACCATCTACATTCTCAAGCCCGACGCGCCGACCGAGCAGATCCAGGAGATCAACGACCGGATCCGCGGCGTGATCGAAGGACGCAAGGGGAAGCTCCTGCGCCTCGAGAACTGGGGCAAGCGCAAGCTCGCCTACGAGATCTCGAAGCAGCTCAAGGGCATCTACCTCTACTGGCGCTACCTCTCGCCGGCGGACGTGGTGGCCGAGGTGGAGCGCAACCTGCGCATGCTCGACCTGGTCATCCGCTTCATCAGTGTGAAGGTCGACGAGGACGTGGACCCGAACGCGCGGCCCACGGACGTGAACGACGAGAGCTACGCCGCCGCGGCAGCGACGGTCCCCGACGAGGAAGACACGTACCTCGGCCGTGGCTACGACGAGCAGGGTGAAGAGGAGAGCGAAGAGGCCAGCGAGGAGGGCGAGGAAGGCGGCGAGAAGGGCGGCGACGACGAGACGGCAACCGAAGCGAGCGGCAGCTCCGAGACCAGCGCCAAGACGGAGGACGAGTAA
- the glmS gene encoding glutamine--fructose-6-phosphate transaminase (isomerizing), with translation MCGIVGYVGSQACAEILIDGLRRLEYRGYDSAGVAIVDGTRTKILRAQGKLSNLTKLVNEAKPAGTVGIGHTRWATHGRPSEQNAHPHKYGSVAVVHNGIIENHATLRAQLQSQGHVFSSETDTEIVAHLVDNEVKAGKTPYEAVRATLAQVHGAYALCVIVDGAADQLVAARHDAPLILGVGQGENYVASDVPAILSRTRDMIFLDEQEIAVVRATGIEVTDLEGNKKQKEPQRILWDAMMAEKGGHKHFMLKEIHEQPRVVTDTIRDRISPSTGDAFIDGFEIDGKALRKVTMVACGTSWHAALVGKFLVEGIARVPVEVDLGSEYRYRDPIVGKDDLLVAISQSGETADTLAALREAKRKGARVLSICNVVGSTIARESDGVLYTHAGPEIGVASTKAFTTQLAALVVLAIYLGRRTGALTPEKGKELIEDLLAVPEKMKRVLDHSAAVNVIARRYATARDFLYLGRGINYPIALEGALKLKEISYIHAEGYAAGEMKHGPIALIDENLPVVVIAPSGSGYEKIINNLTEVRARQGKVIAIATEGDAEIGDMVDDVIQVPGVRPELQPLLTVLPLQILAYRVADIRGTDVDQPRNLAKSVTVE, from the coding sequence ATGTGTGGAATCGTTGGGTACGTGGGCAGCCAGGCCTGTGCGGAGATCCTGATCGATGGGCTGCGGCGACTGGAATACCGCGGCTACGACTCCGCGGGGGTGGCGATCGTCGACGGCACGAGAACCAAGATCCTTCGGGCTCAGGGCAAGCTCAGCAACCTGACGAAGCTCGTGAACGAGGCCAAGCCCGCCGGCACCGTCGGCATCGGGCACACGCGGTGGGCCACGCACGGGCGTCCCTCGGAGCAGAACGCGCACCCGCACAAGTACGGCTCGGTGGCGGTGGTGCACAACGGGATCATCGAGAACCACGCGACCCTGCGGGCGCAGCTCCAGTCCCAGGGACACGTCTTCTCGTCGGAGACGGACACGGAGATCGTCGCGCACCTCGTGGACAACGAGGTGAAGGCGGGCAAGACCCCCTACGAGGCGGTCCGCGCCACGCTGGCCCAGGTGCACGGCGCCTACGCGCTCTGCGTGATCGTGGACGGCGCCGCGGACCAGCTCGTCGCCGCGCGCCACGACGCCCCGCTCATCCTCGGCGTGGGCCAGGGGGAGAACTACGTGGCCTCCGACGTCCCGGCGATCCTGAGCCGCACGCGCGACATGATCTTCCTCGACGAGCAGGAGATCGCGGTGGTCCGGGCGACCGGCATCGAGGTGACGGACCTCGAGGGGAACAAGAAGCAGAAGGAGCCGCAGCGCATCCTCTGGGACGCGATGATGGCCGAGAAGGGCGGCCACAAACACTTCATGCTGAAGGAGATCCACGAGCAGCCGCGGGTGGTGACCGACACCATCCGCGACCGCATCTCCCCGAGCACGGGTGACGCCTTCATCGACGGCTTCGAGATCGACGGCAAGGCGCTGCGGAAGGTCACGATGGTGGCCTGTGGCACCTCGTGGCACGCGGCGCTGGTCGGGAAGTTCCTCGTCGAGGGGATCGCGCGCGTGCCGGTGGAGGTGGACCTCGGGAGCGAGTACCGCTACCGCGATCCGATCGTCGGCAAGGACGACCTGCTCGTGGCCATCTCGCAGTCGGGAGAGACCGCGGACACCCTGGCCGCGCTGCGCGAGGCGAAGCGCAAAGGGGCGCGCGTGCTTTCGATCTGCAACGTGGTGGGCTCCACCATCGCCCGCGAGTCGGACGGTGTGCTCTACACGCACGCGGGTCCCGAGATCGGCGTCGCCTCGACCAAGGCCTTCACCACGCAGCTCGCGGCGCTCGTGGTGCTCGCGATCTACCTCGGCCGGCGCACCGGCGCGCTCACCCCCGAGAAGGGCAAGGAGCTGATCGAGGACCTCCTCGCGGTGCCGGAGAAGATGAAGCGCGTGCTGGACCATTCGGCCGCGGTGAACGTGATCGCCCGCCGCTACGCCACGGCGCGGGACTTCCTCTACCTGGGGCGCGGCATCAACTACCCCATCGCCCTCGAGGGGGCGCTCAAGTTGAAGGAGATCTCGTACATCCACGCCGAGGGCTATGCCGCCGGCGAGATGAAGCACGGCCCGATCGCCCTCATCGACGAGAACCTCCCGGTGGTGGTCATCGCTCCCTCCGGCTCGGGCTACGAGAAGATCATCAACAACCTGACGGAGGTGCGGGCACGCCAGGGGAAGGTCATCGCCATCGCCACCGAGGGGGACGCGGAGATCGGCGACATGGTGGACGACGTGATCCAGGTCCCCGGGGTGCGGCCCGAGCTCCAGCCCCTGCTCACCGTGCTGCCGCTGCAGATCCTGGCCTACCGCGTGGCCGACATTCGCGGCACCGACGTAGACCAGCCGCGCAACCTGGCCAAGAGCGTGACCGTCGAGTAG
- the dnaB gene encoding replicative DNA helicase, protein MAERPPSSGGAGRPLPHNRDAEASVLGGVLLNPKEALNQIIELLEPDDFYVPAHQAIYNAMLRLEQFGRPVDIITLEEQLRTSDELTRVGGVSGLAELATKVPTVENIAYHARIVRDKSTLRRLIQHTSEITAKAYTEPEPVDGFVDEAEHRIFELTQRTARSSYVPAKELLISAFAAIERRYEKKQSITGVPTGFHDLDEMTAGLQRSDLIIVAARPSMGKTALCLNIAQNSATLHNVPVLVFSLEMSKESLIERILCSEARVDSQKLRRGFLDQNDWMNLTRAASRIAEAPIWIDDAAAPSVLEIRAKSRRFRADRSIFSEPDQMGLIIVDYLQLVRGPRQVDSREREVAEVSRGLKALAKEVALPVIALSQLRRAAEDRKGSPPQLSDLRESGAIEQDADVIAFIHRSEEMRDQGLAELIIGKQRNGPVGGVPLVFLDKYTRFESRARHGE, encoded by the coding sequence ATGGCCGAACGACCGCCTTCCTCCGGGGGCGCTGGCCGCCCCCTGCCCCACAACCGCGACGCGGAAGCCTCCGTCCTAGGAGGCGTGCTCCTCAATCCGAAGGAAGCGCTGAACCAGATCATCGAGCTCCTCGAGCCCGATGACTTCTACGTGCCGGCGCACCAGGCGATCTACAACGCCATGCTGCGGCTCGAGCAGTTCGGCCGGCCGGTGGACATCATCACGCTGGAGGAGCAGCTCCGCACGAGCGACGAGCTGACCCGGGTGGGGGGCGTCTCGGGGCTCGCGGAGCTCGCGACCAAGGTCCCCACCGTCGAGAACATCGCCTATCACGCGCGCATCGTGCGCGACAAGTCCACGCTGCGCCGCCTGATCCAGCACACCTCGGAGATCACCGCCAAGGCCTACACCGAGCCCGAGCCCGTGGACGGCTTCGTGGACGAGGCGGAGCACCGCATCTTCGAGCTGACGCAGCGCACGGCGCGGAGCTCCTACGTGCCGGCCAAGGAGCTCCTGATCAGCGCCTTCGCCGCGATCGAGCGCCGCTACGAGAAGAAGCAGTCCATCACCGGGGTGCCGACCGGCTTTCACGACCTGGACGAGATGACGGCGGGGCTGCAGCGCTCGGACCTGATCATCGTCGCGGCCCGACCCAGCATGGGCAAGACCGCTCTCTGCCTGAACATCGCGCAGAACTCGGCCACCTTGCACAACGTGCCGGTGCTGGTCTTCTCGCTCGAAATGAGCAAGGAGTCGCTCATCGAGCGCATCCTGTGCTCCGAGGCGCGGGTGGACTCGCAGAAGCTCCGCCGCGGCTTTCTGGACCAGAACGACTGGATGAACCTCACGCGCGCGGCGAGCCGCATCGCCGAGGCGCCGATCTGGATCGACGACGCCGCCGCGCCATCGGTGCTGGAGATCCGCGCGAAGTCGAGGCGCTTCCGCGCCGACCGGAGCATCTTCAGCGAGCCGGACCAGATGGGGCTCATCATCGTGGACTACCTCCAGCTCGTCCGCGGGCCGCGCCAGGTGGACAGCCGGGAGCGCGAGGTGGCCGAGGTGAGCCGCGGGCTGAAGGCGCTGGCGAAGGAGGTCGCGCTGCCGGTCATCGCGCTCTCGCAGCTCCGGCGCGCGGCAGAGGATCGCAAGGGCTCGCCGCCGCAGCTCTCGGACCTGCGCGAGTCGGGCGCCATCGAGCAGGACGCCGACGTGATCGCCTTCATCCACCGCAGCGAAGAGATGCGGGACCAGGGGCTGGCGGAGCTCATCATCGGCAAGCAGCGCAACGGGCCGGTCGGCGGCGTCCCACTCGTCTTCCTCGACAAGTACACGCGCTTCGAGAGCCGCGCGCGCCACGGCGAGTAG
- a CDS encoding cyclic nucleotide-binding domain-containing protein, protein MPDTTILRGSDELVTLLGGSTLFTGLAEPHLRRLAGLGTVAAYPRNAHVFQEGEPGQELFVVLKGAVRISRQVPGMGEEALAVLRPGAAFGEMALIDASPRSADALAHEACELYVLAKPELDDLLFVDRDFACDLLWKLVRTLSTRLRETNDKMTMLSISAKFE, encoded by the coding sequence ATGCCCGACACCACGATCCTGCGCGGCTCGGACGAGCTCGTGACCCTCCTCGGCGGGAGCACGCTCTTTACCGGTCTCGCGGAGCCGCACCTGCGGCGCCTCGCGGGCCTCGGCACGGTGGCGGCGTACCCGCGCAACGCGCACGTCTTTCAGGAAGGCGAGCCGGGGCAGGAGCTCTTCGTGGTGCTCAAGGGGGCGGTGCGCATCAGTCGCCAGGTCCCCGGGATGGGCGAGGAGGCGCTCGCGGTGCTGCGCCCCGGCGCGGCCTTCGGCGAGATGGCGCTGATCGACGCGTCCCCGCGTTCGGCCGACGCCCTGGCCCACGAGGCCTGCGAGCTCTACGTGCTGGCCAAGCCCGAGCTCGACGACCTGCTCTTCGTGGACCGCGATTTCGCCTGCGACCTGCTCTGGAAGCTCGTGCGCACCCTCTCCACGCGCCTGCGCGAGACCAACGACAAGATGACCATGCTCTCGATCAGCGCGAAGTTCGAGTAG
- a CDS encoding high-potential iron-sulfur protein, which produces MTRREWLALVFGRAGLGLLAGASLGLAACNRERWKTKTPEQCAADQPLTAEDERARKLLSYLERSPIPKRLCANCRFYRATFPGECGSCFVLKGRIHPAGWCRRWIRF; this is translated from the coding sequence ATGACGCGTCGGGAATGGCTGGCTCTCGTCTTCGGTCGCGCGGGCCTCGGGCTCCTGGCGGGCGCGTCGCTCGGCCTTGCCGCCTGCAACCGCGAACGCTGGAAGACCAAGACCCCCGAGCAGTGCGCCGCCGACCAGCCGCTCACCGCCGAGGACGAGCGGGCGCGCAAGCTGCTCTCGTACCTCGAGCGCTCCCCCATCCCGAAGCGCCTCTGCGCGAACTGCCGCTTCTACCGGGCCACCTTCCCCGGCGAGTGCGGTAGCTGCTTCGTGCTCAAGGGGCGCATTCATCCGGCGGGGTGGTGCAGGCGCTGGATCCGCTTCTGA
- a CDS encoding 30S ribosomal protein S18 has protein sequence MNGRGGMSKDRERSGGRDRDKDDRGGDKKGGRGGGRGFGRRKIDRFAADPNLVIDYKDPQLLRNFVTERGKIVPRRISGNNAKHQRQVALAIKRARMIALVPFVVTGK, from the coding sequence ATGAACGGACGTGGCGGCATGAGTAAGGATCGCGAGCGCAGCGGCGGCCGGGATCGCGACAAGGACGATCGTGGAGGCGACAAGAAGGGCGGCCGCGGAGGCGGTCGCGGCTTCGGCCGGCGCAAGATCGACCGCTTCGCGGCGGACCCGAACCTGGTCATCGACTACAAGGATCCGCAGCTTCTGCGCAACTTCGTCACGGAGCGCGGCAAGATCGTTCCGCGCCGCATCAGCGGCAACAACGCGAAGCACCAGCGCCAGGTGGCGCTCGCCATCAAGCGGGCCCGCATGATCGCGCTCGTGCCCTTCGTGGTCACGGGAAAGTGA
- a CDS encoding aminoacyl-tRNA hydrolase — protein sequence MDAEARWIVVGLGNPGTRYQRNRHNIGFMVVERLARAGELAFKRSAKYAGELAQGELSRRPVMLVKPQTFMNLSGRCVAPLARFYRVAPEQIVAVHDDVDLELGRLKVKQGGGDAGHNGLRSLTEELGSGDYVRVRLGVGRPTFGEVADYVLADFRASEQEAVEELVAKGAEAVRTVLTRGLKEAMNRHNRTPAKPKDPEGGSGEAAGGGGGRGGEKD from the coding sequence ATGGACGCAGAGGCTCGTTGGATCGTCGTGGGCCTCGGGAATCCGGGGACGCGCTACCAGAGAAACCGGCACAACATCGGCTTCATGGTGGTGGAGCGGCTGGCCCGGGCCGGGGAGCTCGCCTTCAAGCGCTCCGCCAAGTACGCGGGCGAGCTGGCCCAGGGAGAGCTGAGCCGGCGACCGGTGATGCTGGTCAAGCCGCAGACCTTCATGAACCTGAGCGGTCGCTGCGTGGCGCCGCTCGCGAGGTTCTACCGGGTGGCGCCGGAGCAGATCGTCGCGGTGCACGACGACGTGGACCTGGAGCTCGGGCGCCTGAAGGTGAAGCAAGGGGGAGGCGACGCGGGGCACAACGGGCTTCGCTCCCTCACCGAGGAGCTGGGCAGCGGCGATTACGTTCGGGTGCGACTCGGGGTCGGACGGCCGACCTTCGGCGAGGTCGCGGACTACGTGCTCGCGGACTTCCGGGCGAGCGAGCAGGAGGCGGTGGAAGAGCTGGTGGCGAAGGGCGCGGAGGCGGTGCGCACCGTGCTCACGCGGGGCCTGAAGGAGGCCATGAACCGGCACAACCGGACCCCGGCCAAGCCCAAGGACCCCGAGGGGGGCTCGGGCGAGGCGGCCGGCGGAGGCGGCGGGCGCGGCGGGGAGAAGGACTGA
- a CDS encoding 4-(cytidine 5'-diphospho)-2-C-methyl-D-erythritol kinase encodes MQHERAAPAKINLSLRVVGRREDGYHELDSLFVPLALADRVTVELEEASSSVVTCTCPGRPDLDGAENLAARAAKAYLARTGRTARVRLTVEKRVWAAAGLGGGSSDAAAVLRALNDAFHPLSEAELATVALGLGADVPFFLLGRAARAQGIGERLTPLSGLPLLDLVLANPGTPLGTAEVYRALGLTPGERRPAPPQPVALDGRLESVLPLIWNDLEPPAARLCPEIPRLRARLAEAGALATGMSGSGPTVFGLFRSPEEAGAAALFLKESRGVSALATQGGCSLTHLFGSPI; translated from the coding sequence GTGCAGCACGAACGAGCGGCCCCGGCGAAGATCAACCTCTCCCTGCGCGTCGTGGGTCGCCGCGAGGACGGCTACCACGAGCTGGACAGCCTCTTCGTGCCGCTCGCCCTCGCCGACCGGGTCACCGTCGAGCTCGAGGAGGCGTCCTCGTCGGTGGTGACCTGCACCTGCCCCGGCCGCCCCGACCTGGACGGGGCCGAGAACCTGGCCGCACGGGCCGCAAAGGCCTACCTCGCGCGGACCGGCCGCACCGCCCGGGTGAGACTTACCGTCGAGAAGCGCGTGTGGGCCGCCGCCGGACTCGGGGGAGGCTCGAGCGACGCCGCCGCGGTGCTGCGCGCCCTGAACGACGCCTTTCACCCCCTGTCCGAGGCCGAGCTCGCGACCGTGGCCCTCGGACTCGGCGCCGACGTCCCCTTCTTTCTGCTCGGCCGCGCCGCGCGGGCCCAGGGGATCGGGGAGCGGCTCACCCCCCTCTCGGGCCTGCCGCTCCTCGACCTGGTGCTGGCGAACCCCGGGACCCCGCTCGGTACGGCCGAGGTCTATCGCGCCCTGGGCCTGACCCCGGGGGAGCGGCGCCCCGCCCCCCCTCAGCCCGTGGCCCTGGATGGGCGCCTCGAGTCCGTCCTTCCATTAATATGGAACGACCTCGAGCCCCCGGCGGCCCGGCTCTGCCCCGAGATTCCGCGCCTTCGCGCCCGGCTCGCGGAGGCGGGGGCCCTCGCCACGGGCATGTCGGGGAGCGGACCCACCGTTTTCGGGCTCTTCCGGAGCCCCGAGGAGGCCGGGGCCGCGGCCCTCTTTCTGAAGGAAAGTCGCGGCGTCTCGGCGCTCGCCACCCAGGGTGGTTGCAGCTTGACACACCTATTCGGATCCCCTATATAG
- a CDS encoding 50S ribosomal protein L25 — protein sequence METQNAVPMGQVTVSRRDKAGKGVCRRLRASGQIPAVLYGLKGEAELLQLNPSSLQKALDPAKKENTLLDLTIEGGAKGTENLKVLVKDYQIDPIKSTLRHVDFVRVALDQPLTVTIPFVTEGKPEGLIVGGVLHQVFRTLEVRCRPELIPAKIVGNVAPLKMGDTLSISQLPAPEGVTFVLPPNQTVALVTAPRKEVEVAATTTEGAAPAEGAAAAAPAEGAAKDAKAGAAAKPAAGAKAPAGDKKEKK from the coding sequence ATGGAAACGCAGAACGCAGTGCCGATGGGTCAGGTGACGGTCAGCCGCCGCGACAAGGCGGGCAAGGGGGTTTGCCGACGGCTCCGCGCCTCGGGACAGATCCCGGCCGTGCTCTACGGCCTGAAGGGCGAGGCCGAGCTCCTCCAGCTGAATCCGTCGTCGCTGCAGAAGGCGCTGGACCCGGCGAAGAAGGAGAACACGCTCCTCGATCTGACCATCGAGGGCGGGGCGAAGGGGACCGAGAACCTCAAGGTCCTGGTGAAGGACTACCAGATCGACCCCATCAAGAGCACGCTACGGCACGTGGACTTCGTGCGCGTGGCGCTCGACCAGCCGCTCACGGTGACCATCCCGTTCGTGACGGAGGGGAAGCCCGAGGGCCTGATCGTGGGCGGCGTCCTGCACCAGGTGTTCCGCACGCTCGAGGTGCGGTGCCGGCCCGAGCTGATTCCGGCCAAGATCGTGGGCAACGTCGCGCCGCTGAAGATGGGCGACACGCTCTCCATCTCGCAGCTGCCGGCGCCAGAGGGCGTGACCTTCGTCCTACCGCCGAATCAGACCGTGGCGCTCGTCACCGCGCCGCGCAAGGAGGTCGAGGTCGCGGCGACCACCACCGAGGGTGCGGCCCCGGCGGAAGGCGCGGCGGCAGCGGCCCCGGCGGAGGGTGCGGCCAAGGATGCCAAGGCGGGCGCAGCGGCCAAGCCCGCGGCGGGCGCGAAGGCCCCGGCCGGCGACAAGAAGGAGAAGAAGTAG
- the trxB gene encoding thioredoxin-disulfide reductase produces MTKIEKLIIIGTGPAGYTAAIYAARAELNPLVIEGLEPGGQLTITTDVENYPGFPDGVQGPEMMALFRKQAERFEVRFQSGMVTRVDFSGHPFRVFVDDGSVHAAQSVIVATGASARYLGLPSEEKLKGYGVSACATCDGFFYRGKEVTIVGGGDTAMEEGTYLTRFASKVTVIHRRDEFRASKIMQKRLLEHPKIEVVWNSVVDEVLGDPKEGGVVGVRVKDVKSGATREIPCHGMFVAIGHKPNTEPFVGQLELEENGYLKVVPGTAQTSVDGVFAAGDVADHVYRQAVTAAGTGCMAAIEAERWLTRRGA; encoded by the coding sequence ATGACGAAGATCGAGAAGCTCATCATCATCGGTACCGGCCCCGCGGGCTACACCGCCGCGATCTACGCCGCGCGCGCCGAACTCAATCCCCTGGTGATCGAGGGGCTCGAGCCCGGCGGCCAGCTCACCATCACTACCGACGTGGAGAACTATCCGGGCTTTCCCGACGGGGTGCAGGGACCGGAGATGATGGCGCTCTTCCGCAAGCAGGCCGAACGCTTCGAGGTGCGTTTCCAGAGCGGCATGGTCACGCGCGTGGATTTCTCGGGCCACCCTTTCCGCGTCTTCGTGGACGACGGCAGCGTGCACGCCGCGCAGTCGGTGATCGTCGCCACCGGAGCCTCGGCGCGCTACCTCGGGCTGCCCTCGGAGGAGAAGCTCAAGGGCTACGGCGTCTCGGCCTGCGCCACGTGCGACGGCTTCTTCTACCGTGGCAAGGAGGTCACGATCGTCGGGGGCGGGGACACGGCGATGGAGGAGGGGACCTACCTCACGCGCTTCGCCAGCAAGGTGACGGTGATCCACCGGCGCGACGAGTTTCGCGCCTCGAAGATCATGCAGAAGCGCCTGCTCGAGCACCCGAAGATCGAGGTGGTCTGGAACAGCGTGGTGGACGAGGTGCTCGGGGACCCGAAGGAAGGGGGCGTGGTCGGCGTGCGGGTCAAGGACGTGAAGAGCGGCGCCACGCGCGAGATCCCCTGCCACGGTATGTTCGTGGCCATCGGGCACAAGCCGAACACGGAGCCCTTCGTCGGACAGCTCGAGCTCGAGGAGAACGGCTACCTGAAGGTGGTCCCGGGCACGGCGCAGACCAGCGTGGACGGCGTCTTCGCGGCGGGGGACGTGGCGGATCACGTCTATCGCCAGGCGGTGACCGCGGCGGGGACCGGCTGCATGGCGGCGATCGAGGCCGAGCGCTGGCTCACGCGGCGCGGGGCCTGA
- a CDS encoding 50S ribosomal protein L9, protein MQLILREDVDNLGRTGQVVNVRDGYGRNYLIPRGLAVPASDRSLKQLEHQKRMIEARDRKLRKDAEAYKVQLEKTSVNIAKPVGEEDRLFGSVTTREIAEALEAAGVNVDKKKIELDQPIRTIGVHTAKVRLSRDMVAEVKVWVVAK, encoded by the coding sequence ATGCAACTTATCCTCCGTGAGGATGTGGATAACCTTGGCCGCACCGGACAGGTGGTGAACGTTCGGGACGGCTACGGACGCAACTACCTGATCCCGCGTGGCCTGGCCGTTCCGGCCTCGGACCGGAGCCTCAAGCAGCTCGAGCATCAGAAGCGGATGATCGAGGCGCGCGACCGGAAGCTGCGCAAGGACGCCGAGGCGTACAAGGTCCAGCTCGAGAAGACCTCGGTCAACATCGCCAAGCCCGTGGGCGAGGAAGACCGCCTCTTCGGCTCGGTCACGACCCGCGAGATCGCCGAGGCCCTGGAGGCCGCCGGCGTGAACGTGGACAAGAAGAAGATCGAGCTCGACCAGCCCATCCGGACCATCGGCGTGCACACCGCGAAGGTACGGCTGTCGCGCGACATGGTGGCCGAGGTCAAAGTGTGGGTGGTGGCGAAGTAA